In Campylobacter sp. 2014D-0216, the following proteins share a genomic window:
- a CDS encoding MlaA family lipoprotein, protein MLKYLLSVFLFLNTLVFASDFEDFEQEYQKKEVKDGFYTYNKAMSKFNYDLYMYLLRPVVLSYKSVTPTFVRTGVKNAFDTTRSPFRMINHLLTLEFKKAGEEFGRFCVNVIFGLGLLDSASKTSLRSYEADFGTTLGKWGMGSGPHLVLPLIGPSNLRDSLALPVNWFMVPEGYIKNFWLGASVNAALRLNELSFEHEKIDDVYQNSVDYYTFIRDAYEQRRQELIK, encoded by the coding sequence TTGTTAAAATACTTATTGTCTGTATTTTTGTTTTTAAATACCTTGGTTTTTGCTAGCGACTTTGAAGATTTTGAGCAAGAGTATCAAAAAAAAGAAGTCAAAGATGGTTTTTATACTTACAATAAAGCTATGAGCAAGTTTAATTATGACCTTTATATGTATCTTTTAAGACCAGTTGTACTTTCTTATAAGAGTGTAACGCCTACTTTTGTAAGAACAGGGGTAAAAAATGCATTTGATACAACAAGATCGCCTTTTAGAATGATCAATCATCTTTTGACTTTAGAATTTAAAAAAGCAGGAGAAGAATTTGGGAGATTTTGTGTTAATGTCATTTTTGGTCTTGGCTTGTTAGATAGTGCAAGTAAGACATCTTTGAGAAGTTATGAGGCAGATTTTGGAACTACTTTGGGCAAATGGGGTATGGGAAGTGGGCCGCATTTGGTATTGCCATTGATTGGTCCTTCTAATTTGCGAGATAGTTTAGCCTTGCCGGTTAATTGGTTTATGGTACCTGAGGGGTATATTAAGAATTTTTGGCTAGGTGCTAGTGTGAATGCTGCATTAAGATTAAATGAATTAAGCTTTGAACATGAAAAAATCGATGATGTTTATCAAAATAGTGTGGATTATTACACTTTTATACGTGATGCGTATGAGCAAAGACGCCAAGAGTTGATCAAATAA
- a CDS encoding DMT family transporter translates to MHWFVLAMSIIFEVIATSSMKYASISKNNLYLIVFAIFFSFSLVGLFYALKKIDLSVAYATWAGCGLALVSVVGFLVFKEAITLNKIIFIILIITGVVGLKLSA, encoded by the coding sequence ATGCATTGGTTTGTTTTAGCGATGAGTATAATTTTTGAGGTAATTGCAACTAGTTCTATGAAATACGCAAGTATAAGTAAAAATAATCTTTATTTGATTGTTTTTGCAATATTTTTTTCTTTTTCATTAGTAGGTTTATTTTACGCTTTAAAGAAAATTGATCTTAGTGTTGCGTATGCAACTTGGGCTGGATGTGGTTTAGCACTTGTTAGTGTGGTTGGATTTTTAGTTTTTAAAGAAGCCATAACGCTTAATAAGATTATTTTTATTATTTTAATCATCACTGGAGTTGTGGGGTTAAAACTTAGTGCTTAA
- the selA gene encoding L-seryl-tRNA(Sec) selenium transferase: MNKFRNFPPINTLINDESLADYPLYLRSYFAKQVVSNCKKELTKNENLNFSLQDLLTKITQNIQDFLNTQSQSLVNATGVIIHTNLGRSIIDEHIFEKTKPIICSYSNLEFNMQTGKRGSRYDALNANLKILFDCEDCLVVNNNASAVFLILNTLAKNNEVITSRSELVEIGGNFRIPEVMLAAGVRLKEIGTTNKTHLYDYENAINENTKMILKTHRSNFAFKGFFEEVSLSEIHTLTKKKKLISYYDLGAGWCEKINKQLSKNEPNVKELLKHCDILSFSGDKLFGSTQAGIILGKKKYIQQLKKNQLLRMLRVDKITLAFLNETTKAYLEKEYEKIPTLKLLNDDLKTIEKKALFVQEKIPVKCELKTSKSLVGGGSMPDKSLDTLVLSFNEKALPLQEKFRKKGIIGRIENGCFVLDFRSILEKDLSRLIHAIKEVFHA, encoded by the coding sequence ATGAACAAATTTAGAAATTTTCCACCCATAAACACTTTAATCAACGATGAAAGCTTAGCTGATTACCCTTTATACCTAAGATCTTACTTTGCTAAGCAAGTTGTTTCAAATTGTAAAAAAGAACTCACTAAAAATGAGAATTTAAATTTTAGTTTACAAGATTTACTCACAAAAATCACACAAAATATACAAGATTTTTTAAATACACAAAGTCAAAGCTTAGTCAATGCCACTGGTGTGATCATACACACCAACCTTGGTCGTAGTATCATTGATGAACATATTTTTGAAAAAACTAAGCCAATTATTTGCTCTTACTCTAACTTAGAATTTAACATGCAAACTGGCAAAAGAGGATCAAGATATGATGCGCTAAATGCGAATTTAAAAATTTTGTTTGATTGTGAAGATTGTTTAGTAGTTAACAATAACGCTTCAGCTGTATTTTTAATCTTAAATACTTTAGCAAAAAATAATGAGGTTATCACTTCAAGGAGTGAGCTAGTTGAAATTGGTGGAAATTTTAGAATTCCTGAAGTTATGCTAGCAGCCGGTGTTAGGCTAAAAGAAATAGGCACAACCAATAAAACTCATCTGTATGATTATGAAAATGCCATCAATGAAAATACTAAGATGATTTTAAAAACCCACCGCTCTAACTTTGCTTTTAAAGGTTTTTTTGAAGAAGTAAGTTTAAGTGAAATTCACACTTTAACAAAAAAGAAAAAACTCATTTCATATTATGATTTAGGTGCTGGTTGGTGTGAAAAAATCAACAAACAACTCAGTAAAAATGAGCCAAACGTAAAAGAACTTTTAAAACACTGCGATATCTTAAGTTTTAGCGGTGATAAGCTTTTTGGCTCTACGCAAGCAGGCATTATACTTGGAAAGAAAAAATACATTCAACAGCTAAAGAAAAATCAACTCTTAAGAATGTTAAGAGTTGATAAAATCACACTTGCTTTTTTAAATGAAACCACCAAGGCTTATTTGGAAAAAGAATATGAAAAAATTCCTACTTTAAAACTTTTAAATGATGATTTAAAAACTATAGAAAAAAAGGCGCTTTTTGTCCAAGAAAAGATTCCTGTAAAATGCGAGTTAAAAACTTCTAAAAGTTTAGTAGGCGGTGGATCTATGCCCGATAAAAGCCTAGACACTCTTGTGTTAAGTTTTAATGAGAAGGCTTTGCCTTTGCAAGAAAAATTTAGAAAAAAAGGTATCATTGGTCGTATTGAAAATGGGTGTTTTGTGCTAGATTTTAGAAGTATTTTAGAAAAAGATTTAAGCCGTTTAATCCACGCTATCAAAGAGGTATTTCATGCATAG
- a CDS encoding non-canonical purine NTP pyrophosphatase has translation MKKKLKIVLATSNTHKIEEIKKFLTTYEIYALNEVITPFEIIEDGASFKENALIKSKAIFNALGNKQDEFITLSDDSGISVEALDNAPGIFSARYSQEGTDEANRNKLIQALHEKNLHQSKAFYTAAIAISSKYGHFTTHGYMHGLVIDTLRGSNGFGYDPLFIPKGFDKTLGELKEQVKLAISHRSQALMFSTYILRVLEKIAF, from the coding sequence ATGAAAAAAAAATTAAAAATAGTTTTAGCTACTTCCAATACACATAAAATAGAAGAAATTAAGAAATTTTTAACTACTTATGAAATTTATGCATTGAATGAAGTCATCACTCCTTTTGAAATCATCGAAGATGGCGCAAGCTTTAAAGAAAACGCTTTGATAAAATCTAAGGCTATTTTTAATGCTCTAGGTAACAAACAAGATGAATTTATCACCTTAAGCGATGATAGTGGCATTAGCGTAGAAGCTTTAGACAATGCACCAGGGATTTTTTCTGCAAGATACTCTCAAGAAGGCACTGATGAGGCCAATAGAAACAAACTCATTCAAGCCTTGCATGAAAAAAATTTACATCAAAGTAAAGCATTTTACACCGCAGCTATAGCTATAAGCTCAAAATACGGACATTTTACTACCCATGGATATATGCATGGACTTGTCATTGACACATTAAGAGGAAGTAATGGTTTTGGTTATGATCCTTTATTTATCCCAAAAGGTTTTGATAAAACCTTAGGAGAATTAAAAGAACAAGTTAAACTAGCCATATCACATCGTTCTCAAGCTTTAATGTTTTCTACTTACATTTTAAGAGTACTTGAAAAAATAGCATTTTAA
- a CDS encoding ABC transporter ATP-binding protein, whose product MLKIHCEKKFKNKEFHLKINFEVKEGEFCAIFGKSGSGKTTLLRILAGFEKAQGSCIFRDKIFFDEKNFLSPQKRQLGFVFQDYALFENMNVEQNLLYAKKDLEFANELLDLLDLNQHRKSHIQELSGGQKQRVALARAIMQRPKLLLLDEPFSALDNEIKQRLQDYLLNIHKTYKITTILISHDVSEVYKLANKVIILENGAIIKEGTPNEVFLKTQGSQKFAIKARILKLQKQDSIFVAILAIGNQITQVVLSPLEAKNFKENDEVLLSQKAFTLNLAKI is encoded by the coding sequence ATGTTAAAAATCCATTGTGAAAAAAAATTCAAAAACAAAGAATTTCATCTTAAAATTAATTTTGAAGTCAAAGAAGGTGAGTTTTGCGCTATCTTTGGAAAAAGTGGGAGTGGAAAAACTACGCTTTTGAGAATTTTAGCTGGTTTTGAAAAAGCACAAGGAAGTTGTATTTTTCGTGATAAGATATTTTTTGATGAAAAAAATTTCTTAAGCCCACAAAAAAGACAACTTGGTTTTGTTTTTCAAGACTATGCTTTGTTTGAAAATATGAATGTAGAACAAAATCTACTATATGCTAAAAAAGATCTTGAATTTGCAAATGAGCTTTTAGATCTTTTGGATTTAAATCAGCACAGAAAAAGTCACATTCAAGAACTAAGCGGGGGACAAAAACAACGCGTGGCTTTAGCAAGAGCCATTATGCAAAGACCAAAGCTTTTACTTTTAGATGAGCCATTTAGTGCTTTAGATAATGAAATCAAACAACGCTTACAAGATTATCTTTTAAACATTCACAAAACTTACAAAATCACCACCATTTTAATCAGCCATGATGTAAGTGAAGTTTATAAACTAGCCAATAAAGTCATCATTTTAGAAAATGGAGCCATCATAAAAGAAGGCACTCCTAATGAAGTTTTTTTAAAAACGCAAGGTTCTCAGAAATTTGCTATCAAAGCCCGTATCTTAAAACTGCAAAAACAAGATAGTATTTTTGTTGCTATTCTTGCCATAGGAAACCAAATCACTCAAGTTGTCTTAAGTCCTTTAGAAGCAAAAAATTTCAAAGAAAACGATGAGGTACTTCTAAGCCAAAAAGCTTTTACACTTAACCTAGCCAAAATATGA
- the modA gene encoding molybdate ABC transporter substrate-binding protein produces MKKIFALLFLCIFGYGADVNIAAAANVAYAFKALQKEFQKENPDISVNVSLGASGNLVAQIKNGAPFDIFMAANMKFAQSLYDDHFASTKPVIYAQGALALLTLRVQNVDLSKGLNALNDEKVKIISIANPKAAPYGQASIEALQNAKIYKQTRAKIIEAKSIGEALTQTLKAADVGFIAASALHENAMKSYKLQEGKNYILIDPKLYDPINQGIVITSYGKDNAKAKKFYDFILSDKAKQIFKAYGYNIP; encoded by the coding sequence ATGAAAAAAATTTTCGCCTTACTTTTTTTATGTATTTTTGGCTATGGAGCCGATGTAAACATCGCAGCAGCTGCAAATGTAGCCTATGCATTTAAAGCCTTGCAAAAAGAATTTCAAAAAGAAAATCCAGATATTAGCGTCAATGTAAGTTTAGGTGCTAGTGGAAATTTGGTTGCACAGATTAAAAATGGAGCTCCATTTGATATTTTTATGGCTGCAAATATGAAATTTGCTCAAAGCTTATATGATGATCATTTTGCTAGCACCAAACCTGTTATCTACGCACAAGGTGCTTTAGCGCTACTTACTTTAAGAGTGCAAAATGTGGATTTAAGTAAAGGATTAAACGCACTCAATGATGAAAAAGTTAAAATTATCTCCATTGCCAATCCCAAAGCAGCACCCTATGGCCAAGCTAGTATAGAAGCTTTACAAAATGCTAAAATTTATAAACAAACAAGAGCTAAAATCATCGAAGCTAAGTCTATCGGGGAGGCTCTTACTCAAACACTTAAAGCAGCTGATGTGGGTTTTATAGCAGCAAGCGCTTTACATGAAAATGCAATGAAATCTTACAAACTTCAAGAAGGTAAAAATTATATTTTAATCGATCCAAAACTCTATGATCCAATCAATCAAGGCATTGTTATCACTTCTTATGGTAAAGACAATGCTAAGGCAAAGAAATTTTATGATTTTATCCTAAGCGATAAAGCTAAGCAAATTTTCAAAGCTTATGGCTATAATATCCCATGA
- a CDS encoding 4Fe-4S dicluster domain-containing protein: protein MKDFVFLENEDLIPLSDNISIVQKACEEEVFIGNSKLLNPEVYAPEINFYLKNSQDDVLAKSKTIDFLYQVRSKVYDLGLDLEYTKEVGKNVILVSDEEQSELIESLKQEEYKVLKLSNEQCLGVLGCVGELCVIALKNGEQVEIDCDFFLYDTKKESFDQQSGCYDFSSLSQEALIKLLNSNSPKYKFRNYISYDDSICQYHERRSVHCGKCAEICPSVAILKDDEQKKLEFSHVDCLSCGDCVGICPSGALDYAPMPRNSFYEILKFYEDKIILIIPEKMSIENLNITLKKDVMPFMIKGENYLDQAHFLAMLQTSGASVVFYSNGLSQGALEVVDLMNEIFQRKYKQNAIFVAQNEKELLEAMEQACFIDDLKFISYNPALLKREDFAIRLREFIGDQNLGNIPSKEWIRYGKITINTDTCTLCLSCVGACNVGALVADAKDNSLKFNASLCTTCGYCEASCAEKDTLVLQRSGIDLEKEYFSFMILAQDELFACVECGKEFATKKAIEKIASIMKPRFMGDEAKIKTLYCCAECKAKVMIQSMNVL, encoded by the coding sequence ATGAAAGATTTTGTATTTTTAGAAAATGAAGACTTAATCCCTTTAAGTGATAATATTAGCATAGTTCAAAAAGCCTGTGAAGAAGAAGTTTTTATAGGAAATTCAAAGCTTTTAAATCCTGAAGTTTACGCACCTGAGATTAATTTTTATCTTAAAAATTCTCAAGATGATGTGCTAGCAAAATCAAAAACTATTGATTTTTTATATCAAGTTAGATCTAAAGTCTATGATTTGGGTCTTGATTTAGAATATACTAAAGAAGTGGGTAAAAATGTAATCCTTGTAAGCGATGAGGAGCAAAGCGAGTTAATTGAAAGTTTAAAACAAGAAGAATACAAGGTTTTAAAACTAAGCAATGAGCAGTGTTTGGGTGTTTTAGGTTGTGTAGGTGAGCTTTGTGTGATAGCGTTGAAAAATGGCGAGCAAGTGGAGATTGATTGTGATTTTTTTCTCTATGATACAAAAAAAGAAAGCTTTGATCAGCAAAGTGGCTGTTATGATTTTTCTAGCTTGAGTCAAGAAGCACTTATAAAACTTTTAAACTCTAATTCTCCAAAATATAAATTTAGAAATTACATTAGTTATGATGATAGCATTTGTCAATACCATGAAAGAAGAAGTGTTCATTGTGGAAAATGTGCCGAAATCTGTCCTAGTGTGGCTATTTTAAAAGACGATGAGCAAAAGAAATTAGAATTTTCTCATGTAGATTGTTTAAGTTGTGGCGATTGTGTAGGAATTTGCCCTAGTGGCGCGCTTGATTATGCGCCTATGCCACGCAATAGTTTTTATGAAATTTTAAAATTCTATGAAGATAAAATCATCTTAATCATTCCTGAAAAAATGTCGATTGAAAATTTAAATATCACTTTAAAAAAAGATGTGATGCCTTTTATGATTAAAGGAGAAAATTATCTAGATCAAGCACATTTTCTAGCTATGCTTCAAACAAGTGGTGCGAGTGTGGTTTTTTATAGCAATGGTTTATCACAAGGTGCTTTAGAAGTGGTAGATTTAATGAATGAAATTTTTCAAAGAAAATACAAACAAAATGCAATTTTTGTAGCTCAAAATGAAAAAGAACTTTTAGAAGCTATGGAGCAAGCTTGTTTTATTGATGATCTTAAATTTATTTCTTATAATCCTGCGCTTTTAAAAAGAGAAGATTTTGCAATAAGACTAAGAGAATTTATAGGGGATCAAAATTTAGGCAATATTCCAAGTAAAGAGTGGATACGCTATGGAAAAATCACTATTAATACCGATACCTGTACTTTGTGTCTTTCTTGTGTTGGAGCTTGTAATGTAGGAGCTTTGGTGGCTGATGCTAAAGATAATTCTTTGAAATTTAATGCGAGTTTGTGTACTACCTGTGGGTATTGCGAAGCAAGTTGTGCTGAAAAAGATACGCTAGTACTTCAAAGAAGTGGTATAGATTTAGAAAAAGAGTATTTTTCTTTTATGATTTTAGCTCAAGATGAGCTTTTTGCTTGTGTTGAATGCGGGAAGGAATTTGCTACTAAAAAAGCCATTGAAAAAATCGCTAGTATAATGAAGCCAAGATTTATGGGCGATGAAGCGAAAATAAAAACGCTATATTGTTGTGCTGAATGTAAAGCAAAGGTAATGATACAAAGTATGAATGTGCTTTAA
- a CDS encoding Tgt2/MlaC family protein: protein MKKIIVLLCSVAFAFALNLQDISKTMQEKIDESLKILDQNKNNKNKAADEIFALFDGVFDYELMAKLSLSTRYEKLNSAEKTQFNQAFEKNLKKSFTDKLALYDSQKLKVVALEEKNKRAFLKTSMLVDGKENFVTFKFYDKNNDWQIYDVDIFGISIVQTYRSQFKDVLQNGDFKTLLEKLSSVDFSK from the coding sequence ATGAAAAAAATCATAGTTTTACTTTGTAGTGTGGCATTTGCTTTTGCTTTAAATTTGCAAGATATCTCTAAAACTATGCAAGAAAAAATTGATGAAAGTTTAAAAATTTTAGATCAAAATAAAAACAATAAAAACAAAGCAGCAGATGAAATCTTTGCTCTTTTTGATGGTGTTTTTGATTATGAATTAATGGCCAAACTTAGTCTTTCTACTAGATATGAAAAATTAAATTCAGCAGAAAAAACACAATTTAATCAAGCTTTTGAAAAAAATCTTAAAAAAAGCTTCACAGACAAGCTTGCTTTGTATGATTCGCAAAAATTAAAAGTTGTTGCTTTAGAAGAAAAAAATAAAAGAGCTTTTTTAAAAACATCAATGTTAGTAGATGGTAAAGAAAATTTTGTGACTTTTAAATTTTATGACAAAAACAATGATTGGCAAATTTATGATGTGGATATTTTTGGCATAAGTATCGTTCAAACTTATCGTTCGCAGTTTAAAGATGTCTTACAAAATGGTGACTTTAAGACCTTACTTGAAAAGCTTTCTAGTGTTGATTTTTCTAAATAA
- a CDS encoding efflux RND transporter permease subunit, whose protein sequence is MLSRILKVFLNFPKLTLGFALIFCVFFGFFAKNLSVDASAESLLLEHDEGLKLYREVSTRYGNDNFLMLAFSPKQGDIFDQVNLDKIKNLTQALSKINGVEKVFSIANAPLLTSSKGKELKEIIQDIPNIFSQDVDIALAKKEILNHPFYRNNIISKDGKTTGILIYLAPDLAYNALVHTRDELKDEKEKHQLRVLIKEHQEYSRKFSAQRLHEINALVAQYSQNGDFLHLGGVEMIANDMINYVKSDLKIYGLSLIGLLFVALWWFFGSLRLVFLALGICLLSLFSSSGIFALLGFDITVVSSNYVALVLIITVSIVIHLIVHFIENLQKHPKSSVYKILLSTLLDKAKPSFFAILTTVVGFLSFVFSDIEPIIKLGIMMSLGISVSLILAYVYFASILVLMPRLEFKKLNQSSLCFLNFCANASLKHRKIIYGISVLCVVFALWGIAQIKVENSFVSYFKDSSRIKQGLLVIDKDLGGTMPLDVIVRFKQEKQHQQSTDEFEQEFDDLAKDDRYFFSSEKTRIAAKVHGFLSKQKYVGSVLSLESLLELGKSINNGKPLDDFALAFLYENLDESFKKQVLTPFVSVENNELRFSVRMLDSDPNLRRDVFLKQLEKDLNELLQNDNVQVQISGIMPLYNNMLQSLFSSQFDTLAFVVLVIFALFVVIFRSFVYAFVAILANLIPLALVFGLMGILNIPLDIMSITIAAICIGIGVDDMIHYIYRFKEELKHKSLEEAIKASHLGIGSAIYYTSVTIILGFLVMVSSNFIPTIYFGLLTVLAMSLLLLGSLFLLPSFILTYHYFKQNYNKSKTKAH, encoded by the coding sequence ATGCTAAGTAGAATTTTAAAAGTTTTTTTAAATTTCCCAAAATTAACTTTGGGCTTTGCTTTGATTTTTTGTGTTTTTTTTGGATTTTTCGCAAAAAATTTAAGTGTAGATGCTAGTGCTGAAAGCTTGCTTTTAGAGCATGATGAGGGTTTGAAATTATATAGAGAAGTTTCAACACGTTATGGTAATGATAACTTTTTAATGCTTGCTTTTAGCCCCAAACAAGGGGATATATTTGACCAAGTTAATTTAGATAAAATCAAAAATTTAACTCAAGCTTTGTCAAAAATCAACGGAGTGGAGAAAGTTTTTTCTATCGCTAATGCTCCTTTGCTTACAAGTTCTAAGGGGAAAGAATTAAAAGAAATTATTCAAGATATTCCTAATATTTTTAGCCAAGACGTGGATATTGCACTAGCTAAAAAAGAAATTTTAAATCATCCTTTTTATAGAAACAATATCATTTCAAAAGATGGAAAAACGACAGGAATTTTGATCTATCTTGCACCTGATCTTGCATATAATGCCTTAGTTCACACAAGAGATGAGTTAAAAGATGAAAAAGAAAAGCACCAGCTTAGAGTTTTGATAAAAGAACATCAAGAGTATTCAAGAAAATTCAGCGCTCAAAGACTACATGAAATCAATGCACTAGTGGCACAATATAGTCAAAATGGTGATTTTCTACATCTTGGTGGCGTTGAAATGATCGCTAATGATATGATTAATTATGTTAAAAGCGATTTGAAAATTTATGGACTTAGTTTAATTGGACTTTTATTTGTTGCACTTTGGTGGTTTTTTGGCTCTTTGCGTTTAGTATTTTTGGCTTTGGGGATTTGTCTGCTTTCTCTTTTTAGTTCTAGTGGAATTTTTGCGCTTTTGGGTTTTGATATCACTGTGGTTTCTTCAAATTATGTAGCTTTGGTATTGATCATAACTGTTTCTATTGTGATTCATTTAATCGTACATTTTATAGAAAATTTACAAAAACATCCAAAGTCTAGTGTCTATAAAATACTTCTTTCAACTTTACTAGACAAAGCAAAGCCGAGTTTTTTTGCTATTTTAACCACGGTTGTTGGATTTTTAAGTTTTGTTTTTTCAGATATTGAGCCTATCATCAAACTTGGTATAATGATGAGTCTTGGTATAAGTGTGAGTTTGATTTTAGCTTATGTGTATTTTGCTAGTATTTTGGTGTTAATGCCGCGTTTAGAATTTAAAAAGCTTAATCAAAGCTCGCTTTGTTTTTTAAATTTTTGTGCAAATGCAAGCTTAAAACATAGAAAAATCATTTACGGTATTAGTGTTTTATGTGTAGTGTTTGCTTTATGGGGTATTGCTCAAATTAAAGTAGAAAATAGCTTTGTGAGTTATTTTAAAGATAGTTCTAGAATTAAACAAGGTTTGCTAGTTATCGATAAAGACTTGGGTGGGACTATGCCTTTAGATGTGATTGTTCGCTTTAAACAAGAAAAGCAACACCAACAAAGTACTGATGAGTTTGAGCAAGAATTTGATGATCTAGCTAAAGATGATAGGTATTTTTTTAGTAGTGAAAAAACAAGAATAGCTGCTAAAGTACATGGGTTTTTGAGTAAACAAAAATACGTAGGTTCTGTGTTAAGTTTAGAAAGTTTACTAGAACTTGGCAAAAGCATTAATAATGGCAAGCCTTTAGATGATTTTGCTTTGGCTTTTTTGTATGAAAATTTAGATGAGAGTTTTAAAAAGCAGGTTTTAACTCCTTTTGTTAGTGTGGAAAATAATGAGTTAAGATTTAGTGTGCGTATGTTAGATAGCGATCCAAATTTAAGACGCGATGTCTTTTTAAAGCAGCTTGAAAAAGACCTAAACGAGCTTTTACAAAATGACAATGTGCAAGTGCAAATTAGTGGCATAATGCCTTTGTATAACAACATGCTTCAAAGTCTTTTTTCTTCGCAGTTTGATACTCTAGCTTTTGTAGTGCTTGTGATTTTTGCTTTATTTGTGGTGATTTTTAGAAGTTTTGTTTATGCTTTTGTTGCAATTTTAGCTAATCTCATACCTTTGGCTTTGGTGTTTGGCTTAATGGGAATTTTAAATATACCGCTTGATATTATGAGTATTACCATCGCTGCTATTTGTATAGGGATAGGAGTTGATGATATGATTCATTATATTTACCGTTTTAAAGAAGAGTTAAAGCATAAGAGTTTAGAAGAGGCTATAAAGGCTTCTCATCTTGGCATAGGAAGTGCGATTTATTACACGAGTGTTACGATTATTCTAGGCTTTTTGGTAATGGTAAGTAGTAATTTTATCCCAACGATATATTTTGGCTTACTTACGGTTTTGGCGATGAGTTTACTTTTGCTTGGATCGCTCTTTTTGTTGCCAAGTTTTATTTTGACTTATCATTATTTTAAGCAAAATTACAATAAATCAAAAACCAAAGCACATTAA